From Channa argus isolate prfri chromosome 21, Channa argus male v1.0, whole genome shotgun sequence, one genomic window encodes:
- the btg1 gene encoding protein BTG1 produces MHTLCARGTMKPEINAAVGFLTRFLRVKGHVNDRQVQTFSQSLQDILAEQYKHHWFPDRPCKGSGYRCIRINHKMDPLVWQAGQRIGLTIQQLYLLLPSELTLWVDPFEVSYRIGEDGSICVLYESQPGPVVMPASASASSPSGNSGSMNPMVDSHISCKEELMVLARASPSKAYNMMTVSS; encoded by the exons ATGCATACCCTTTGTGCCCGGGGAACGATGAAACCAGAGATCAACGCCGCCGTCGGATTTCTGACGAGATTTCTGAGGGTAAAAGGACACGTAAACGATCGACAGGTCCAAACATTCAGCCAAAGCTTACAGGACATCTTGGCAG agCAATATAAGCACCACTGGTTTCCAGACAGGCCCTGCAAGGGTTCAGGTTATCGCTGCATCCGCATCAACCACAAGATGGACCCACTGGTGTGGCAGGCGGGGCAGCGCATTGGCTTGACCATCCAGCAACTCTACCTGCTGCTGCCCAGTGAGCTCACTCTCTGGGTGGACCCCTTCGAAGTGTCCTACCGTATTGGCGAGGATGGCTCCATCTGTGTCCTCTACGAGTCCCAACCCGGCCCCGTAGTAATGCCGGCAAGCGCCTCCGCCAGTTCCCCCTCAGGAAACAGCGGGTCGATGAACCCCATGGTGGACAGTCACATCAGCTGCAAGGAGGAACTGATGGTGCTGGCCAGAGCCAGTCCCTCCAAGGCCTACAATATGATGACTGTGTCCAGTTAA